ACATTAGATGTTCATGCACAATGTTTCGGTGAAAAGGGGAATTTTTTTGGCTTGTGTAAAAATGACAACTTTTGATGCATGAGTATAACTATTCAGAAGACATTTTTCTAATCTTTTTTTTGTACATGCCACAGAAAATGTCCTTTCTTTGTGAAATTCTGCGTGCGAACATAGAATGTCTTGGATGTACATACGAAATTATTGTTCGGAATTTTTTAACCTTTTTAAACgtgtattttatatatattccataATAGGTGTATGTACACCTATGAGCCAAAACACTTCTTGAACTACCGGGCCACTTGCAGGGTAGGTAGTCCACTATCCCTGAAACATTTTTATTCTTGGATCTAGAAGCAAAGAGTCAGAAGTTCGTACTACCGCAAATCAATTCGGTTGACATTGCCCTGCCTACGTACTACTGTACGAGTGTACGTGCTAACAGGCCATCATCCTTAGCTAATTGTTCTGTCTGCATGTCCGCTGCCCTGTGCTCGAGGGAAACTGACCTCACGTTGCAAACTCTGAACTTGAACTACTTAGTGCAGAACCGGAATCGGTAGAAAGTTAGCGCGAGCACGACGGGAACATGCCAGTGCGCGCCACCGAGAAGTCAATTCCCAACCCCCGATCTCTACAACAGGATCTAATCCATATCCATCCGGATATGTCTTACCTGTCGCGCTCGCGTCCACCTGGACCAATAAGCCATTGATTCCCCAGTTCAGGCGGCACTGAACTTCTCCGGCTTTCAGGCCGAGTGACTGTGCACTGATTGGATCGTGCCCTGGCGCTTGGGAAAGAGAGTCACTGCTGCTCTTGTCAGTGGCGCCAATCAGGTCCAATTGTGCGTCCGCTGGCGCGACCGAGTCCGGCCTCCGACGGTGCTCGGCTCGGCCATGTCGCAATCAAGTTATTCCGCTGGGTCATGCGTTCTGTTGACCTGCTCGGCCGACGCCAACGTTGACGTTCCAGAGCTTCTTCTTAAGCAAGTGCCCGTCTGATATTTGACGAGCTTGTTGTGGAAACAGTACGTGCCAACTGGATCGTCAGATATTCAACGAGTTCGTTAAACTACTACTACTTTTAAACTGCCTGCAGCTCCACTTGGTTTTCGCCTGTCAGCTGTTCAACGCATCATGTAAACGCCTGGGTTTCAACGGAAGCTTGCTACTGATTCATTTCATAGTTGCCAGCGTATAATGTATTGTGTGTTCATCGCTCCATTCGCTCATCTGAAAAGGCTGCAAGAGAGCGCGTGGGGAGGATGATATCTTCTCTGTGGGAGCTGTCCAGGCAGCCACCTCGGCTGCTTTGGCCAGAGCCAGGGTGAGGAAGAAGGAACTGTGGATGCAGTATTATATGAAGAAGAAGGGGGAAGGCTGGCTGGGCATGGAGAGTGGGATACTCATTGAAGGATGAGAAGATAGATCCCCATGTACCAGGCCTCCCTGCTGTGTCCTGTGTGGCTTGAGCCTTTAAATTATGTCAGTAGACATGTTTAGATGAACTGTAAGAGGTTTAAGTCAAATATTTGGGTTTCAGGCCGGAGGGGAGCAAAACCCCTCCCGCGGGCTGTAATGGGCGTGAATTCTGTGGTTTCATTTCAAGTAATGGAACCGGGGCAGGAGTCCTTTTCTTCTAAAAAAAAGGGCACCGATACTTCTCGTTCGTCAGGAAAAAAGGAACACCGCACGCAATACTTCAATGTTGACAAGAGCCCACTGACAGACATGGCGCCACTCGAACATCAGCTGATGGGTATTGGTGAGCCTGGCAACTGTTTTCCGGCGAAGAAACAGAACCGATCAAGAAGCTGTCCAGGTGTGTGCGCGCGCCCACCGTCTCCCAACATCATCATCTTCTTGCGCAAGTTGAAGAGTTGGGGGAGGATCCCAACCGCTCCGCCGTCCCTCGGTCAACAGTAAAACACCACTTTCTCTAGAAGAAACAGTAAAATACCACGGATCTGAAGACAACAGTAAAAATATCACGAGCAGGACGAAGAAAACTCCTCTGTTCATCAGCCTCGCCATGATACAGAAACTTCGCCGGAGTCGGGGGATTTCTCATGTGCTGAAAGTTGGTGGCCTGATCCGGCCGGAAACACGGGTGCCGCGTGACGGGAGCAAGCTACGGCGAGACGCCACTGATCGCTGGAGGTTATCCAAAACCGAAACAGGGGAGATGCATCCACACTCcagaaacagaaacaaaaacggAGCAGAGAGTTGTTTTGGCAAACAAATCATCCAAGGATGGATAAGACTCCCGTCGCGGGACAGATCAGATGCATGCATGTACCTGTGTCTCCAATTTGTCACTCATGATGTATTGATGTATATCCAAAAGACCAAAATCAAAGGGAGCTGTACACAGCGGGCTCAGAGGACGAGAGCTCACTCTATGTACAAGTGGAGAAGGGAAGGAAGATGAACTCACTCTATGTGCAgcggggaggaggaagacgaccaCTCTATGTACAGCCACTCTAATTGACCAGGCCAGGAATCGAATTGGGTCTTAAAACTCCAATCTACCGGGACGGCCTAATCCCCACCGATCTTCTATACAGCGAACGGCATTATTCGGGGAATTTGTTTCCTATGTACAGTTTGTGCAGTATGTACTAGTATGACATGTCGACGATGTTGTTTTTTACTGGCTGCCGCCTGCGCGGCGGCCGGCCATGGAGACGCCGGAGAGCCGGCTGGGCCCGGCGCGGAACCGGTCGGCGCGCTTCCGGTGCTGCAACTGCTGCACCGCGTGGGACGGCGCGAGCGCCTTGCGTGCCCAGTGCCCGCTCCCCATGGGGACGCGTTGCGCTAGCACGTTTACcatgcgcggcggcggcgaaggcggggAGGCTTGCTTGCTGCTGACGGCCGGGACCGCATCCTGCTTGCGCTCCTTGTGGAGGCTGCAACGGAACGAGCCCGGGTGGTTCGTCGGGGAGCACATGCAGGACCGACGGATCTTGGGGGCGGACTTGACCGGCGAGCCGGCGACGGAGAGCTTGACACGGGAGAGCGAGGCGGGTTGGTAGTTGGGGAAGGGGCTTAGAAGGACAGGGCCGCTGGGGCGAGATGCAGCCGCCGTCGACATGATGAGAGATTAGAAAGGTGGAGGGGCGGGGGCTTTGGTACGTCAGTTGAGCTCCGGTGGTTAGCTGCCGGTTTGGGTAACCACAGATGAGAGCCGGTTGGCCTCGATTTATAGCCAAGCGGAAGGACGAGGGGAGGGGCAGTTTGGTAAATTCTCGGCGTTAAGAACTTGGAGTCTGGCCGAGTTAATTAAGCTCGGGTAATTATTTGGGCTCATGCATGCCAACTTGCTTTGAAATACTAATCAGTGTCAAAATTCTGGTCAATTTCTTGCATTACAAACCAGTATCTTGCCACTATTAGTCATGTCAAAGGAGCGTCTTGCAGAATCACTGATGCAATCCCATATTACTAGCACACAGGACACAGCGCATGTGCAGGCTCGGCCGGAAATTGGGCAATGTCGAACTTTTTTTTGTTTGGCAATCCCATCGGTTGTGGGCTCGTGGGACGTTGCTGTCGGTAAACCGTTTCCGGCACACTGAAAGAACGGTTCCGAAAAAAAGGAACTTGTCTCTCTGAATGTTCAGAACCATGGCCAAGTTGGCACGACCAGGACGCGCCAGCAGCCGGCAGCGACCGGACCCGAGACGCCGGCCGTGGGATCGCCTCCGCTTTGCTTGAAAGGCGGCCGACCTCTGAACGCTCGACACAGTGGCATCTCAGTCACCGTAATGGCAGTGTCCATCGGCTCCCGCCGAACCTGTTCACTCGCGCCCATTGTTAGCGGAGTCCGAGCGAAGGAATGTCAAGGAATCGTGGAGCCCGCCGGTGATGTGCATGTGATCCGGCCGGTTGCCCGCGATAAGATGCTCCGATCGCTGTTTGCGTATGGCGTCCGTCGATTCTGGTCGAACATGGCCGTCTCTTTCGCTGCCACTCCGTGTCTCCGTTTCACTTTCGCCTTCTTCATTGGGTGCCACGCGCTCCTGTCTTTTGCGCCCCGGTGGGTGTATTTTCACCGGATGAGGAAAGATCGTGATCGACAAGCGGGCCTCGGAGCATGCATCGGTTAATGGCTGGAGTAATCCTCGCAAAATATATTTACTCGGGCTTAATTACAGCCGTGGGCTGCTGCACCTGACCCTGGCCACATGCACGCAGGCGCACTGTGTTATTTTGCATGACGCTATGTTACCACACAACCACAAAATATATTTACCTAAACTAAAGCTGCACGGTTCAGATCATGGCCGGCCGCGGCACACATCTAGGCCTGCAAGTTCCGAAAGtgcctttctgctcccgagctcatttgagctcggtgaacagtaaagtcgaaaaaaattaaaaaattccaaaaaacttTGTGAGAAACATTGATAAAAgttttaagtgcttgcaaaaattcatcgtgaaatcacattcctataaggcgtggcaaagaaaacaaattcaggctccaaaatgcttttgaaagtagcattttTACAGTATCATTTTTTTTGCCACGCCATCtagaaatgtgatttcatgacgaatttttacAAGCACTTTAAACTTTTATCAATGTTTCTCAcaaaattttttggaatttttttaaaaaaaaattaattttaCTATTCatccgagctcaaatgagctcgggtgcagaaactccACGTCCTGCAAGTTCATCGTTTTGAACGGCATGAACGAACGAACGGGGCCAGCTGCATGGTGGGAGGCGGTGCGTGGCGCCGGCCGGCCGCGACAGCTGGCTCCGGCAGGGCCTACTTGGCCAGTCTTTTGTCTTTCACTCTGGCCGCACCTTGTCGTTTGGATCCGGAGCAGCTATCGTGCATCCACCATCTAGCTCGGTTGTTGATGGATG
Above is a window of Triticum aestivum cultivar Chinese Spring chromosome 6B, IWGSC CS RefSeq v2.1, whole genome shotgun sequence DNA encoding:
- the LOC123134868 gene encoding uncharacterized protein — translated: MSTAAASRPSGPVLLSPFPNYQPASLSRVKLSVAGSPVKSAPKIRRSCMCSPTNHPGSFRCSLHKERKQDAVPAVSSKQASPPSPPPRMVNVLAQRVPMGSGHWARKALAPSHAVQQLQHRKRADRFRAGPSRLSGVSMAGRRAGGSQ